From one Lineus longissimus chromosome 3, tnLinLong1.2, whole genome shotgun sequence genomic stretch:
- the LOC135484299 gene encoding calpain-9-like isoform X1 encodes MHRQYGQRPTPQPTATGPAFGVAGGGGVGPPPAEPSPQRSPMRDHGQNMNMVNGHVQGQVPFGGSSVSGAAQFQPEFSGRMRTMQDLGPGSDRRGGGSDGSVHSPHSPGMRIQGSLPREREHREMHRNQDPNFHSDLSERHNYRPGPDGDFSSMKRQNPARPNQSGMEPLVPPTLGLSGSVEAPPVGNDFEGVRLDCLRRRMLYEDPEFPAADKSIYFSRHPPNRFEWLRPGEILRHYRGLKPELFVGGASRFDLKQGKLGDCWVIAALASISENMELVYNLIPRGQSFHPDWYAGMFRFQFWQAGTWQEVVIDDRLPAINGQLAFVHSNSPNEFWGALIEKAYAKLFGSYEAIKGGQIADALTDFTGGLTESYLLTRPNTIPRNIVNIMFKALERQSVIGAGINQATGDRSGGETILPNGLAGGHAYSITDMREIRIPRHILPKTYQGKEIRLISDRGEVPITLVRIRNPWGSRIEWNGPWSDRSPEWNSIPEDQRRAMGLVFRDDGEFWMDFRDFLDNFHSLDICNMPPESNVMASRQWTSKIYHSKWVKGVTAGGRPSAKETHWMNPQFKVILKDSDDDEDNSCSFLVELMQIDKRRMKNKNAKNVDIGFVIYKCVKDFPVPLPRKYFDYFGYVERCDYYSNSRQNVKRFLMEPGEYVVIPSTFEPNQETSFMLRFFFEKENQTEPIDENVDVDIPDPVTDKDPDIKNKEAEFKRFFYDVSGEDMEISAFEFHQVLNNALHSEPNHREISLGSCKAMVALMDVDYSGRLGYNEFIYLWNVIKTWKQTFLKSDRDNSGFIDTIELRNAVASLGYKVSVKVLGSMIFKFADETDRISLDSFIMCMARLMQLSNIYHNQKKKAEGVFSLEEFLHNGMLV; translated from the exons ATGCATCGACAATACGGGCAAAGACCCACACCCCAACCCACTGCCACTGGGCCAGCTTTTGGTGttgctggtggtggtggggtTGGCCCACCCCCAGCTGAACCCTCACCCCAGCGAAGTCCAATGCGTGATCATGGACAAAATATGAACATGGTGAATGGCCATGTTCAGGGACAAGTACCGTTTGGTGGAAGCAGTGTCAGTGGTGCAGCGCAGTTCCAGCCGGAATTCAGTGGACGGATGCGAACGATGCAAGATTTGGGCCCCGGCAGTGATCGTCGTGGAGGTGGCAGTGATGGTAGTGTGCACTCACCACACTCACCAGGAATGCGGATACAAGGTAGTCTCCCTCGGGAAAGAGAACACAGGGAAATGCATAGGAATCAGGACCCAAACTTTCATTCAGATTTATCTGAACGGCACAACTACCGTCCTGGACCAGACGGAGATTTCTCTTCAATGAAACGTCAAAATCCGGCAAGACCAAACCAAAGCGGCATGGAACCCCTGGTGCCACCAACATTGGGGTTATCTGGTTCAGTTGAAGCTCCACCTGTTGGGAATGATTTTGAAGGTGTAAGACTTGACTGTTTGCGCCGTCGTATGTTATACGAAGACCCAGAGTTTCCAGCAGCTGATAAATCTATCTACTTCAGCCGCCATCCACCAAACAGATTTGAATGGTTGAGACCAGGT GAAATACTACGGCACTACCGAGGACTGAAACCTGAGTTATTTGTCGGAGGTGCTAGCAGATTTGATTTGAAGCAAGGAAAATTGG GTGACTGCTGGGTGATTGCGGCCCTTGCCAGTATTTCAGAGAACATGGAACTGGTCTATAACCTGATTCCCCGCGGACAGAGCTTCCACCCAGACTGGTACGCCGGGATGTTCCGGTTTCAGTTCTGGCAGGCAGGCACGTGGCAGGAGGTTGTCATCGATGATCGTCTCCCAGCGATTAACGGACAACTTGCGTTTGTTCACTCAAACTCTCCCAATGAATTCTGGGGTGCCCTTATTGAGAAAGCTTATGCAAA ACTCTTTGGTTCCTATGAGGCTATCAAGGGTGGCCAGATTGCCGATGCTTTGACAGATTTTACTGGTGGACTCACAGAATCCTACCTACTCACCCGTCCCAACACCATCCCAAGAAATATTGTCAATATCATGTTCAAGGCACTGGAGAGACAGTCTGTGATTGGAGCAGGCATTAAT CAGGCTACTGGTGATCGTAGTGGTGGAGAGACGATTCTTCCCAACGGACTGGCTGGGGGCCATGCATATAGCATCACAGATATGAGAGAG ATCAGAATCCCAAGGCACATCCTTCCAAAAACATACCAAGGCAAAGAG ATCCGCCTGATATCGGACCGTGGAGAAGTCCCAATTACTCTAGTTCGTATCAGGAACCCCTGGGGCAGCAGAATTGAGTGGAATGGCCCGTGGAGTGACCGGTCACCAGAATGGAATAGTATTCCAGAAGATCAGAGGCGAGCCATGGGCCTGGTGTTCAGGGATGATGGGGAATTCTG GATGGATTTTCGAGACTTCCTTGATAACTTCCACAGCCTTGATATCTGCAACATGCCACCTGAGTCGAATGTCATGGCCTCGCGGCAGTGGACATCCAAAATCTACCACAGCAAGTGGGTGAAGGGCGTCACAGCAGGAGGAAGACCAAGCGCAAAGG AAACCCACTGGATGAACCCACAGTTCAAGGTGATTCTAAaggacagtgatgatgatgaggacaaCAGTTGCAGCTTCCTGGTTGAGCTGATGCAAATCGATAAACGCCGCATGAAAAATAAGAATGCCAAAAATGTGGATATCGGTTTCGTGATATACAAG TGCGTAAAAGATTTCCCTGTACCACTCCCCCGGAAGTACTTCGACTACTTTGGTTACGTCGAACGATGTGACTACTATTCCAACTCGAGGCAGAATGTCAAGCGTTTCCTGATGGAACCAGGGGAGTACGTGGTCATCCCCTCTACGTTTGAGCCAAACCAAGAAACATCCTTTATGCTTAGGTTCTTCTTTGAGAAGGAAAATCAAACCGA GCCGATTGATGAGAATGTTGATGTTGACATACCAGACCCCGTCACAGACAAGGATCCAGATATCAAGAACAAAGAAGCAGAATTCAAGCGATTCTTCTATGATGTTTCTGGAGAG GATATGGAAATCAGCGCATTTGAGTTTCACCAAGTGTTGAACAATGCTCTCCACTCTGAACCCAACCACCGAGAAATCAGCCTGGGATCATGTAAAGCTATGGTTGCCTTGATGGAT GTGGACTACTCTGGTCGCCTTGGCTACAATGAGTTCATCTACCTTTGGAATGTCATTAAGACGTGGAAGCAGACGTTCCTGAAGAGTGACAGAGACAACTCTGGTTTCATTGACACGATCGAGCTGAGGAATGCAGTGGCATCTCTCG GTTATAAGGTCAGTGTAAAGGTTCTGGGCAGTATGATCTTCAAGTTTGCCGACGAGACTGATCGCATCTCCCTCGACAGCTTCATCATGTGTATGGCACGGCTCATGCAGCTAAGCA ATATCTATCACAATCAAAAGAAGAAAGCAGAGGGTGTTTTCTCACTGGAGGAG TTTCTTCACAATGGAATGCTTGTTTAA
- the LOC135484299 gene encoding calpain-9-like isoform X4, which yields MHRQYGQRPTPQPTATGPAFGVAGGGGVGPPPAEPSPQRSPMRDHGQNMNMVNGHVQGQVPFGGSSVSGAAQFQPEFSGRMRTMQDLGPGSDRRGGGSDGSVHSPHSPGMRIQGSLPREREHREMHRNQDPNFHSDLSERHNYRPGPDGDFSSMKRQNPARPNQSGMEPLVPPTLGLSGSVEAPPVGNDFEGVRLDCLRRRMLYEDPEFPAADKSIYFSRHPPNRFEWLRPGEILRHYRGLKPELFVGGASRFDLKQGKLGDCWVIAALASISENMELVYNLIPRGQSFHPDWYAGMFRFQFWQAGTWQEVVIDDRLPAINGQLAFVHSNSPNEFWGALIEKAYAKLFGSYEAIKGGQIADALTDFTGGLTESYLLTRPNTIPRNIVNIMFKALERQSVIGAGINATGDRSGGETILPNGLAGGHAYSITDMREIRLISDRGEVPITLVRIRNPWGSRIEWNGPWSDRSPEWNSIPEDQRRAMGLVFRDDGEFWMDFRDFLDNFHSLDICNMPPESNVMASRQWTSKIYHSKWVKGVTAGGRPSAKETHWMNPQFKVILKDSDDDEDNSCSFLVELMQIDKRRMKNKNAKNVDIGFVIYKCVKDFPVPLPRKYFDYFGYVERCDYYSNSRQNVKRFLMEPGEYVVIPSTFEPNQETSFMLRFFFEKENQTEPIDENVDVDIPDPVTDKDPDIKNKEAEFKRFFYDVSGEDMEISAFEFHQVLNNALHSEPNHREISLGSCKAMVALMDVDYSGRLGYNEFIYLWNVIKTWKQTFLKSDRDNSGFIDTIELRNAVASLGYKVSVKVLGSMIFKFADETDRISLDSFIMCMARLMQLSNIYHNQKKKAEGVFSLEEFLHNGMLV from the exons ATGCATCGACAATACGGGCAAAGACCCACACCCCAACCCACTGCCACTGGGCCAGCTTTTGGTGttgctggtggtggtggggtTGGCCCACCCCCAGCTGAACCCTCACCCCAGCGAAGTCCAATGCGTGATCATGGACAAAATATGAACATGGTGAATGGCCATGTTCAGGGACAAGTACCGTTTGGTGGAAGCAGTGTCAGTGGTGCAGCGCAGTTCCAGCCGGAATTCAGTGGACGGATGCGAACGATGCAAGATTTGGGCCCCGGCAGTGATCGTCGTGGAGGTGGCAGTGATGGTAGTGTGCACTCACCACACTCACCAGGAATGCGGATACAAGGTAGTCTCCCTCGGGAAAGAGAACACAGGGAAATGCATAGGAATCAGGACCCAAACTTTCATTCAGATTTATCTGAACGGCACAACTACCGTCCTGGACCAGACGGAGATTTCTCTTCAATGAAACGTCAAAATCCGGCAAGACCAAACCAAAGCGGCATGGAACCCCTGGTGCCACCAACATTGGGGTTATCTGGTTCAGTTGAAGCTCCACCTGTTGGGAATGATTTTGAAGGTGTAAGACTTGACTGTTTGCGCCGTCGTATGTTATACGAAGACCCAGAGTTTCCAGCAGCTGATAAATCTATCTACTTCAGCCGCCATCCACCAAACAGATTTGAATGGTTGAGACCAGGT GAAATACTACGGCACTACCGAGGACTGAAACCTGAGTTATTTGTCGGAGGTGCTAGCAGATTTGATTTGAAGCAAGGAAAATTGG GTGACTGCTGGGTGATTGCGGCCCTTGCCAGTATTTCAGAGAACATGGAACTGGTCTATAACCTGATTCCCCGCGGACAGAGCTTCCACCCAGACTGGTACGCCGGGATGTTCCGGTTTCAGTTCTGGCAGGCAGGCACGTGGCAGGAGGTTGTCATCGATGATCGTCTCCCAGCGATTAACGGACAACTTGCGTTTGTTCACTCAAACTCTCCCAATGAATTCTGGGGTGCCCTTATTGAGAAAGCTTATGCAAA ACTCTTTGGTTCCTATGAGGCTATCAAGGGTGGCCAGATTGCCGATGCTTTGACAGATTTTACTGGTGGACTCACAGAATCCTACCTACTCACCCGTCCCAACACCATCCCAAGAAATATTGTCAATATCATGTTCAAGGCACTGGAGAGACAGTCTGTGATTGGAGCAGGCATTAAT GCTACTGGTGATCGTAGTGGTGGAGAGACGATTCTTCCCAACGGACTGGCTGGGGGCCATGCATATAGCATCACAGATATGAGAGAG ATCCGCCTGATATCGGACCGTGGAGAAGTCCCAATTACTCTAGTTCGTATCAGGAACCCCTGGGGCAGCAGAATTGAGTGGAATGGCCCGTGGAGTGACCGGTCACCAGAATGGAATAGTATTCCAGAAGATCAGAGGCGAGCCATGGGCCTGGTGTTCAGGGATGATGGGGAATTCTG GATGGATTTTCGAGACTTCCTTGATAACTTCCACAGCCTTGATATCTGCAACATGCCACCTGAGTCGAATGTCATGGCCTCGCGGCAGTGGACATCCAAAATCTACCACAGCAAGTGGGTGAAGGGCGTCACAGCAGGAGGAAGACCAAGCGCAAAGG AAACCCACTGGATGAACCCACAGTTCAAGGTGATTCTAAaggacagtgatgatgatgaggacaaCAGTTGCAGCTTCCTGGTTGAGCTGATGCAAATCGATAAACGCCGCATGAAAAATAAGAATGCCAAAAATGTGGATATCGGTTTCGTGATATACAAG TGCGTAAAAGATTTCCCTGTACCACTCCCCCGGAAGTACTTCGACTACTTTGGTTACGTCGAACGATGTGACTACTATTCCAACTCGAGGCAGAATGTCAAGCGTTTCCTGATGGAACCAGGGGAGTACGTGGTCATCCCCTCTACGTTTGAGCCAAACCAAGAAACATCCTTTATGCTTAGGTTCTTCTTTGAGAAGGAAAATCAAACCGA GCCGATTGATGAGAATGTTGATGTTGACATACCAGACCCCGTCACAGACAAGGATCCAGATATCAAGAACAAAGAAGCAGAATTCAAGCGATTCTTCTATGATGTTTCTGGAGAG GATATGGAAATCAGCGCATTTGAGTTTCACCAAGTGTTGAACAATGCTCTCCACTCTGAACCCAACCACCGAGAAATCAGCCTGGGATCATGTAAAGCTATGGTTGCCTTGATGGAT GTGGACTACTCTGGTCGCCTTGGCTACAATGAGTTCATCTACCTTTGGAATGTCATTAAGACGTGGAAGCAGACGTTCCTGAAGAGTGACAGAGACAACTCTGGTTTCATTGACACGATCGAGCTGAGGAATGCAGTGGCATCTCTCG GTTATAAGGTCAGTGTAAAGGTTCTGGGCAGTATGATCTTCAAGTTTGCCGACGAGACTGATCGCATCTCCCTCGACAGCTTCATCATGTGTATGGCACGGCTCATGCAGCTAAGCA ATATCTATCACAATCAAAAGAAGAAAGCAGAGGGTGTTTTCTCACTGGAGGAG TTTCTTCACAATGGAATGCTTGTTTAA
- the LOC135484299 gene encoding calpain-9-like isoform X3 produces the protein MHRQYGQRPTPQPTATGPAFGVAGGGGVGPPPAEPSPQRSPMRDHGQNMNMVNGHVQGQVPFGGSSVSGAAQFQPEFSGRMRTMQDLGPGSDRRGGGSDGSVHSPHSPGMRIQGSLPREREHREMHRNQDPNFHSDLSERHNYRPGPDGDFSSMKRQNPARPNQSGMEPLVPPTLGLSGSVEAPPVGNDFEGVRLDCLRRRMLYEDPEFPAADKSIYFSRHPPNRFEWLRPGEILRHYRGLKPELFVGGASRFDLKQGKLGDCWVIAALASISENMELVYNLIPRGQSFHPDWYAGMFRFQFWQAGTWQEVVIDDRLPAINGQLAFVHSNSPNEFWGALIEKAYAKLFGSYEAIKGGQIADALTDFTGGLTESYLLTRPNTIPRNIVNIMFKALERQSVIGAGINQATGDRSGGETILPNGLAGGHAYSITDMREIRLISDRGEVPITLVRIRNPWGSRIEWNGPWSDRSPEWNSIPEDQRRAMGLVFRDDGEFWMDFRDFLDNFHSLDICNMPPESNVMASRQWTSKIYHSKWVKGVTAGGRPSAKETHWMNPQFKVILKDSDDDEDNSCSFLVELMQIDKRRMKNKNAKNVDIGFVIYKCVKDFPVPLPRKYFDYFGYVERCDYYSNSRQNVKRFLMEPGEYVVIPSTFEPNQETSFMLRFFFEKENQTEPIDENVDVDIPDPVTDKDPDIKNKEAEFKRFFYDVSGEDMEISAFEFHQVLNNALHSEPNHREISLGSCKAMVALMDVDYSGRLGYNEFIYLWNVIKTWKQTFLKSDRDNSGFIDTIELRNAVASLGYKVSVKVLGSMIFKFADETDRISLDSFIMCMARLMQLSNIYHNQKKKAEGVFSLEEFLHNGMLV, from the exons ATGCATCGACAATACGGGCAAAGACCCACACCCCAACCCACTGCCACTGGGCCAGCTTTTGGTGttgctggtggtggtggggtTGGCCCACCCCCAGCTGAACCCTCACCCCAGCGAAGTCCAATGCGTGATCATGGACAAAATATGAACATGGTGAATGGCCATGTTCAGGGACAAGTACCGTTTGGTGGAAGCAGTGTCAGTGGTGCAGCGCAGTTCCAGCCGGAATTCAGTGGACGGATGCGAACGATGCAAGATTTGGGCCCCGGCAGTGATCGTCGTGGAGGTGGCAGTGATGGTAGTGTGCACTCACCACACTCACCAGGAATGCGGATACAAGGTAGTCTCCCTCGGGAAAGAGAACACAGGGAAATGCATAGGAATCAGGACCCAAACTTTCATTCAGATTTATCTGAACGGCACAACTACCGTCCTGGACCAGACGGAGATTTCTCTTCAATGAAACGTCAAAATCCGGCAAGACCAAACCAAAGCGGCATGGAACCCCTGGTGCCACCAACATTGGGGTTATCTGGTTCAGTTGAAGCTCCACCTGTTGGGAATGATTTTGAAGGTGTAAGACTTGACTGTTTGCGCCGTCGTATGTTATACGAAGACCCAGAGTTTCCAGCAGCTGATAAATCTATCTACTTCAGCCGCCATCCACCAAACAGATTTGAATGGTTGAGACCAGGT GAAATACTACGGCACTACCGAGGACTGAAACCTGAGTTATTTGTCGGAGGTGCTAGCAGATTTGATTTGAAGCAAGGAAAATTGG GTGACTGCTGGGTGATTGCGGCCCTTGCCAGTATTTCAGAGAACATGGAACTGGTCTATAACCTGATTCCCCGCGGACAGAGCTTCCACCCAGACTGGTACGCCGGGATGTTCCGGTTTCAGTTCTGGCAGGCAGGCACGTGGCAGGAGGTTGTCATCGATGATCGTCTCCCAGCGATTAACGGACAACTTGCGTTTGTTCACTCAAACTCTCCCAATGAATTCTGGGGTGCCCTTATTGAGAAAGCTTATGCAAA ACTCTTTGGTTCCTATGAGGCTATCAAGGGTGGCCAGATTGCCGATGCTTTGACAGATTTTACTGGTGGACTCACAGAATCCTACCTACTCACCCGTCCCAACACCATCCCAAGAAATATTGTCAATATCATGTTCAAGGCACTGGAGAGACAGTCTGTGATTGGAGCAGGCATTAAT CAGGCTACTGGTGATCGTAGTGGTGGAGAGACGATTCTTCCCAACGGACTGGCTGGGGGCCATGCATATAGCATCACAGATATGAGAGAG ATCCGCCTGATATCGGACCGTGGAGAAGTCCCAATTACTCTAGTTCGTATCAGGAACCCCTGGGGCAGCAGAATTGAGTGGAATGGCCCGTGGAGTGACCGGTCACCAGAATGGAATAGTATTCCAGAAGATCAGAGGCGAGCCATGGGCCTGGTGTTCAGGGATGATGGGGAATTCTG GATGGATTTTCGAGACTTCCTTGATAACTTCCACAGCCTTGATATCTGCAACATGCCACCTGAGTCGAATGTCATGGCCTCGCGGCAGTGGACATCCAAAATCTACCACAGCAAGTGGGTGAAGGGCGTCACAGCAGGAGGAAGACCAAGCGCAAAGG AAACCCACTGGATGAACCCACAGTTCAAGGTGATTCTAAaggacagtgatgatgatgaggacaaCAGTTGCAGCTTCCTGGTTGAGCTGATGCAAATCGATAAACGCCGCATGAAAAATAAGAATGCCAAAAATGTGGATATCGGTTTCGTGATATACAAG TGCGTAAAAGATTTCCCTGTACCACTCCCCCGGAAGTACTTCGACTACTTTGGTTACGTCGAACGATGTGACTACTATTCCAACTCGAGGCAGAATGTCAAGCGTTTCCTGATGGAACCAGGGGAGTACGTGGTCATCCCCTCTACGTTTGAGCCAAACCAAGAAACATCCTTTATGCTTAGGTTCTTCTTTGAGAAGGAAAATCAAACCGA GCCGATTGATGAGAATGTTGATGTTGACATACCAGACCCCGTCACAGACAAGGATCCAGATATCAAGAACAAAGAAGCAGAATTCAAGCGATTCTTCTATGATGTTTCTGGAGAG GATATGGAAATCAGCGCATTTGAGTTTCACCAAGTGTTGAACAATGCTCTCCACTCTGAACCCAACCACCGAGAAATCAGCCTGGGATCATGTAAAGCTATGGTTGCCTTGATGGAT GTGGACTACTCTGGTCGCCTTGGCTACAATGAGTTCATCTACCTTTGGAATGTCATTAAGACGTGGAAGCAGACGTTCCTGAAGAGTGACAGAGACAACTCTGGTTTCATTGACACGATCGAGCTGAGGAATGCAGTGGCATCTCTCG GTTATAAGGTCAGTGTAAAGGTTCTGGGCAGTATGATCTTCAAGTTTGCCGACGAGACTGATCGCATCTCCCTCGACAGCTTCATCATGTGTATGGCACGGCTCATGCAGCTAAGCA ATATCTATCACAATCAAAAGAAGAAAGCAGAGGGTGTTTTCTCACTGGAGGAG TTTCTTCACAATGGAATGCTTGTTTAA
- the LOC135484299 gene encoding calpain-9-like isoform X2 has protein sequence MHRQYGQRPTPQPTATGPAFGVAGGGGVGPPPAEPSPQRSPMRDHGQNMNMVNGHVQGQVPFGGSSVSGAAQFQPEFSGRMRTMQDLGPGSDRRGGGSDGSVHSPHSPGMRIQGSLPREREHREMHRNQDPNFHSDLSERHNYRPGPDGDFSSMKRQNPARPNQSGMEPLVPPTLGLSGSVEAPPVGNDFEGVRLDCLRRRMLYEDPEFPAADKSIYFSRHPPNRFEWLRPGEILRHYRGLKPELFVGGASRFDLKQGKLGDCWVIAALASISENMELVYNLIPRGQSFHPDWYAGMFRFQFWQAGTWQEVVIDDRLPAINGQLAFVHSNSPNEFWGALIEKAYAKLFGSYEAIKGGQIADALTDFTGGLTESYLLTRPNTIPRNIVNIMFKALERQSVIGAGINATGDRSGGETILPNGLAGGHAYSITDMREIRIPRHILPKTYQGKEIRLISDRGEVPITLVRIRNPWGSRIEWNGPWSDRSPEWNSIPEDQRRAMGLVFRDDGEFWMDFRDFLDNFHSLDICNMPPESNVMASRQWTSKIYHSKWVKGVTAGGRPSAKETHWMNPQFKVILKDSDDDEDNSCSFLVELMQIDKRRMKNKNAKNVDIGFVIYKCVKDFPVPLPRKYFDYFGYVERCDYYSNSRQNVKRFLMEPGEYVVIPSTFEPNQETSFMLRFFFEKENQTEPIDENVDVDIPDPVTDKDPDIKNKEAEFKRFFYDVSGEDMEISAFEFHQVLNNALHSEPNHREISLGSCKAMVALMDVDYSGRLGYNEFIYLWNVIKTWKQTFLKSDRDNSGFIDTIELRNAVASLGYKVSVKVLGSMIFKFADETDRISLDSFIMCMARLMQLSNIYHNQKKKAEGVFSLEEFLHNGMLV, from the exons ATGCATCGACAATACGGGCAAAGACCCACACCCCAACCCACTGCCACTGGGCCAGCTTTTGGTGttgctggtggtggtggggtTGGCCCACCCCCAGCTGAACCCTCACCCCAGCGAAGTCCAATGCGTGATCATGGACAAAATATGAACATGGTGAATGGCCATGTTCAGGGACAAGTACCGTTTGGTGGAAGCAGTGTCAGTGGTGCAGCGCAGTTCCAGCCGGAATTCAGTGGACGGATGCGAACGATGCAAGATTTGGGCCCCGGCAGTGATCGTCGTGGAGGTGGCAGTGATGGTAGTGTGCACTCACCACACTCACCAGGAATGCGGATACAAGGTAGTCTCCCTCGGGAAAGAGAACACAGGGAAATGCATAGGAATCAGGACCCAAACTTTCATTCAGATTTATCTGAACGGCACAACTACCGTCCTGGACCAGACGGAGATTTCTCTTCAATGAAACGTCAAAATCCGGCAAGACCAAACCAAAGCGGCATGGAACCCCTGGTGCCACCAACATTGGGGTTATCTGGTTCAGTTGAAGCTCCACCTGTTGGGAATGATTTTGAAGGTGTAAGACTTGACTGTTTGCGCCGTCGTATGTTATACGAAGACCCAGAGTTTCCAGCAGCTGATAAATCTATCTACTTCAGCCGCCATCCACCAAACAGATTTGAATGGTTGAGACCAGGT GAAATACTACGGCACTACCGAGGACTGAAACCTGAGTTATTTGTCGGAGGTGCTAGCAGATTTGATTTGAAGCAAGGAAAATTGG GTGACTGCTGGGTGATTGCGGCCCTTGCCAGTATTTCAGAGAACATGGAACTGGTCTATAACCTGATTCCCCGCGGACAGAGCTTCCACCCAGACTGGTACGCCGGGATGTTCCGGTTTCAGTTCTGGCAGGCAGGCACGTGGCAGGAGGTTGTCATCGATGATCGTCTCCCAGCGATTAACGGACAACTTGCGTTTGTTCACTCAAACTCTCCCAATGAATTCTGGGGTGCCCTTATTGAGAAAGCTTATGCAAA ACTCTTTGGTTCCTATGAGGCTATCAAGGGTGGCCAGATTGCCGATGCTTTGACAGATTTTACTGGTGGACTCACAGAATCCTACCTACTCACCCGTCCCAACACCATCCCAAGAAATATTGTCAATATCATGTTCAAGGCACTGGAGAGACAGTCTGTGATTGGAGCAGGCATTAAT GCTACTGGTGATCGTAGTGGTGGAGAGACGATTCTTCCCAACGGACTGGCTGGGGGCCATGCATATAGCATCACAGATATGAGAGAG ATCAGAATCCCAAGGCACATCCTTCCAAAAACATACCAAGGCAAAGAG ATCCGCCTGATATCGGACCGTGGAGAAGTCCCAATTACTCTAGTTCGTATCAGGAACCCCTGGGGCAGCAGAATTGAGTGGAATGGCCCGTGGAGTGACCGGTCACCAGAATGGAATAGTATTCCAGAAGATCAGAGGCGAGCCATGGGCCTGGTGTTCAGGGATGATGGGGAATTCTG GATGGATTTTCGAGACTTCCTTGATAACTTCCACAGCCTTGATATCTGCAACATGCCACCTGAGTCGAATGTCATGGCCTCGCGGCAGTGGACATCCAAAATCTACCACAGCAAGTGGGTGAAGGGCGTCACAGCAGGAGGAAGACCAAGCGCAAAGG AAACCCACTGGATGAACCCACAGTTCAAGGTGATTCTAAaggacagtgatgatgatgaggacaaCAGTTGCAGCTTCCTGGTTGAGCTGATGCAAATCGATAAACGCCGCATGAAAAATAAGAATGCCAAAAATGTGGATATCGGTTTCGTGATATACAAG TGCGTAAAAGATTTCCCTGTACCACTCCCCCGGAAGTACTTCGACTACTTTGGTTACGTCGAACGATGTGACTACTATTCCAACTCGAGGCAGAATGTCAAGCGTTTCCTGATGGAACCAGGGGAGTACGTGGTCATCCCCTCTACGTTTGAGCCAAACCAAGAAACATCCTTTATGCTTAGGTTCTTCTTTGAGAAGGAAAATCAAACCGA GCCGATTGATGAGAATGTTGATGTTGACATACCAGACCCCGTCACAGACAAGGATCCAGATATCAAGAACAAAGAAGCAGAATTCAAGCGATTCTTCTATGATGTTTCTGGAGAG GATATGGAAATCAGCGCATTTGAGTTTCACCAAGTGTTGAACAATGCTCTCCACTCTGAACCCAACCACCGAGAAATCAGCCTGGGATCATGTAAAGCTATGGTTGCCTTGATGGAT GTGGACTACTCTGGTCGCCTTGGCTACAATGAGTTCATCTACCTTTGGAATGTCATTAAGACGTGGAAGCAGACGTTCCTGAAGAGTGACAGAGACAACTCTGGTTTCATTGACACGATCGAGCTGAGGAATGCAGTGGCATCTCTCG GTTATAAGGTCAGTGTAAAGGTTCTGGGCAGTATGATCTTCAAGTTTGCCGACGAGACTGATCGCATCTCCCTCGACAGCTTCATCATGTGTATGGCACGGCTCATGCAGCTAAGCA ATATCTATCACAATCAAAAGAAGAAAGCAGAGGGTGTTTTCTCACTGGAGGAG TTTCTTCACAATGGAATGCTTGTTTAA